A stretch of DNA from Halobacteriovorax vibrionivorans:
AATTTACGTAAAATTAGAATATATGAACCCAGGTGGTTCAACTAAGGATCGTATCGGTGCATACATGCTTGATCGTGCAGTAGAAGAAGGTGATCTAAAGCCAGGCGGAACGATCATCGAAGGTACTTCTGGGAATACAGGGGTTGGTCTTGCGATGTGGGCAGCAGTTCACGGATACAAATGTATTTTCGTACTTGCTGATAAGCAATCAAAAGAAAAGATCGATAACCTTAGAGCATTTGGAGCAAAAGTTGTTGTTTGTCCAACAAACGTAGAGCCAGAAGATCCTCGTTCTTACTACTCTGTTTCAAAGAAACTTTCTGAAACAATTCCAAATTCATTTTACGTAAATCAATACGATAATCTACATAATAGAAATACACACTACACTTGGACGGCTCCAGAAATGTATGAGCAAACTCAAGGTGACTTTGATGTATTTATGGCCGCAGTTGGAACTGGTGGGACAATTAGTGGTTGTGGACGTTACTTCAAAGAAAAAATGGATAAAGTTGAAATTATCGGTGTTGACTGTGTTGGTTCAATCATCGCTGGTTACCACAAGACTGGAGAAATGGGACAAGCTCACTCATATGTTTTAGAAGGTGTTGGCGAGGACTTCATTCCAGAGAATTATGACTTTGACTTAATTGATGACTTTGAAGTTGTTAATGATAAAGAGTCTTTCCTAATGACGAGAAAACTTCTTAAAGAAGAAGGTATTTATGCTGGTGGATCAGCAGGTGCCGTTATTGAAGGTGCTCTAAAATATGCGAAGAAACAAACTACTAAGAAAAAGATTCTTATTCTTCTTCACGATTCAGGAAACCGTTACGCTTCAAAAATCTATAATGATGATTGGATGAGTGATGGTGGATACTTAGATTCATCATTCAATGTTCAAATTTCAGAGGTATTAAATACTCTTGGTAAGGATGGAAATATTATTACTGTTGAAGATACAACGACTATTGGACAGGCCATTACTCTAATGGAAGAGAAGAATATTTCTCAAGTTCCAGTTGTTAGTAAAAATGGTGACATTCTTGGTCTTTGTACAGAGAAGAGTCTAATTAAGCCAGTTATCATGGGTGAGTTCCAAAAAGATGATAATATTTCATTAGCTATCTCTAACAACTACAGAGTTGTGGATTGTAATGAACTTCTTGAAACAGTTGCTGATGCACTACTTAAGAAGGAAGTTGCCATTATCACTAAAGATGGAAAAGTTTCTGATCTATTATCAGAAATTGATGTTCTTCAGTATATGTCAGAAAAAGGTTCTAACTAAGGATCAAGGCTTGAAGAAAAGCACTCTTAAAAAAGCAGCAAAAGCCTCGGTATGTATCCATGCCGGGGCTCACCCCGACAAAGAAACAGGCGCAGTTATACCGCCAATTCATCAAACAACAACATATGCTCAAACAAGCCCAGGAATTCACCAAGGCTACGAGTATTCACGTTGTCATAATCCAACAAGGACGCGATTAGAAGAATCACTTGCGGCACTAGAGAACGCAAAATATGCACTGGCAACGTCAAGCGGTGTTTCAATTGAAATGCTAATAATGCATGCTCTGCCAGCTGGATCAACGATTCTTTGTGGTGATGATGTATATGGTGGAACTTATCGTCTCTTTACGACCGTTTTTAATTCCATTCATAAGTTTATCTTTGTCGATACAACTGATCCTAAAAAAGTTGAAGAGGCACTAAAAGAACATAAGCCTAAATTAATGTGGGTAGAAACACCAACGAACCCACTTTTAAAAATTTCTGATATTAAGAAAGTTTCAGAACTTGCGAAAAAATATAAGACCTTAACTGTTGTTGATAACACATTTATGAGTCCTTATTTTCAAAACCCATTAGATCTTGGTGCTGACATTGTAATGCACTCAATGACTAAATATATCAATGGTCACTCTGATGTTGTTGGTGGAGCCTGTATGCTCAACAACAAAGCACTTTACGAGAAACTTTGGACACTTCAAAAATCTCTTGGACCAACACAATCACCATTTGACTCTTGGTTAGTACTTAGAGGTATCAAGACTCTTGCGATTAGAATGGAAGCTCATGCAAAGAATGCAATGAAAATAGCAAAGTATCTCGAGTCGCATCCAAAAGTAGATAAAGTTCTCTACCCAGGCCTTAAGAGTCACCCTCAATATAAAATCGCAAAAAAACAAATGAGTGGCTTTGGAGGGATGATTACATTTTTCCTAAAAGGTGACATTAGAAAGTCTAAGAAGTTTTTACAAAACGTCGACATGTTCTCTTTAGCTGAAAGCCTTGGTGGTGTTGAGAGCTTAATTGAACACCCGGCCATCATGACTCATGCTTCTGTTCCCAAGAATGTTCGTGAAAGTATCGGCCTAACAGATAACCTAATAAGGCTATCTGTAGGTATTGAAGATGCTAATGATTTAATTTCAGATTTAGAAAGAGCATTTAAGACAATCTAGAAAGTTCCAGAGCCTGCATTTTCATCAATTTCAAGGCCATCAGAGCTTGTGTCTGAAGACTCTTCAACTTCAGTCTCCGCTGCTTTGTCTTGCGTTGTCTCAACTTTTGTTTCTTTCTCTGCTTTGAACTCTGCTCTAGCTTTTTTTATATCTTCAGGTATTCTCGCAATTGGCTTACGAATCATTAATGAATCATAATTACCATTGCGATTAAAAATATTATTTTCTTTCAAGTATGCGTTTAGTACTAAGCTTGCACAAAAAACTCTTCCGTGTGGATCATTAAGATTATTCTTTGCACCTTCTGCAAAGATAAGCCCATCATCTTCGATAATTTTACGTATTGTCTTATACTCATCACAGAAGTCATTTGAAGTTTTATGACACTCTCCGGCCTTACGATAAACATCGATTGACGTCGTCGTTGATTTTATATGAACTGGATCTCGACAAATATCAA
This window harbors:
- a CDS encoding trans-sulfuration enzyme family protein codes for the protein MKKSTLKKAAKASVCIHAGAHPDKETGAVIPPIHQTTTYAQTSPGIHQGYEYSRCHNPTRTRLEESLAALENAKYALATSSGVSIEMLIMHALPAGSTILCGDDVYGGTYRLFTTVFNSIHKFIFVDTTDPKKVEEALKEHKPKLMWVETPTNPLLKISDIKKVSELAKKYKTLTVVDNTFMSPYFQNPLDLGADIVMHSMTKYINGHSDVVGGACMLNNKALYEKLWTLQKSLGPTQSPFDSWLVLRGIKTLAIRMEAHAKNAMKIAKYLESHPKVDKVLYPGLKSHPQYKIAKKQMSGFGGMITFFLKGDIRKSKKFLQNVDMFSLAESLGGVESLIEHPAIMTHASVPKNVRESIGLTDNLIRLSVGIEDANDLISDLERAFKTI
- a CDS encoding pyridoxal-phosphate dependent enzyme; the protein is MMKGAKANVVEAIGNTPIVKLNHIGKDLNCEIYVKLEYMNPGGSTKDRIGAYMLDRAVEEGDLKPGGTIIEGTSGNTGVGLAMWAAVHGYKCIFVLADKQSKEKIDNLRAFGAKVVVCPTNVEPEDPRSYYSVSKKLSETIPNSFYVNQYDNLHNRNTHYTWTAPEMYEQTQGDFDVFMAAVGTGGTISGCGRYFKEKMDKVEIIGVDCVGSIIAGYHKTGEMGQAHSYVLEGVGEDFIPENYDFDLIDDFEVVNDKESFLMTRKLLKEEGIYAGGSAGAVIEGALKYAKKQTTKKKILILLHDSGNRYASKIYNDDWMSDGGYLDSSFNVQISEVLNTLGKDGNIITVEDTTTIGQAITLMEEKNISQVPVVSKNGDILGLCTEKSLIKPVIMGEFQKDDNISLAISNNYRVVDCNELLETVADALLKKEVAIITKDGKVSDLLSEIDVLQYMSEKGSN